In a genomic window of Callithrix jacchus isolate 240 chromosome 22, calJac240_pri, whole genome shotgun sequence:
- the PRDX2 gene encoding peroxiredoxin-2, which produces MASGNAHIGKPAPDFKATAVVDGAFKEVKLSDYKGKYVVLFFYPLDFTFVCPTEIIAFSNRAEDFRKLGCEVLGVSVDSQFTHLAWINTPRKEGGLGPLNIPLLADVTRRLSEDYGVLKTDEGIAYRGLFVIDGKGVLRQITVNDLPVGRSVDEALRLVQAFQYTDEHGEVCPAGWKPGSDTIKPNVDDSKEYFSKHN; this is translated from the exons ATGGCCTCCGGTAACGCGCACATCGGAAAGCCTGCCCCTGACTTCAAGGCCACAGCCGTGGTGGATGGCGCCTTCAAAGAAGTGAAGCTATCGGACTACAAAG GGAAGTACGTGGTCCTCTTTTTCTACCCTCTGGACTTCACTTTTGTGTGCCCCACGGAGATCATAGCGTTCAGCAACCGTGCCGAGGACTTCCGCAAGCTGGGCTGTGAAGTGCTGGGCGTCTCCGTGGACTCTCAGTTCACCCACCTGGCTTG gatCAACACCCCCCGGAAAGAGGGAGGCTTGGGCCCCCTGAACATCCCCCTGCTTGCTGATGTGACCAGACGCTTGTCTGAGGATTATGGCGTGCTGAAAACAGATGAGGGCATTGCCTACAG GGGTCTCTTTGTCATCGATGGCAAGGGTGTCCTTCGCCAGATCACTGTTAATGATTTGCCTGTGGGACGCTCCGTGGATGAGGCTCTTCGATTGGTCCAGGCCTTCCAGTACACGGACGAGCATGGGGAAG TTTGTCCCGCTGGCTGGAAGCCTGGCAGTGACACGATTAAGCCCAACGTGGATGACAGCAAGGAATATTTCTCCAAACACAATTAG